ctagaaaacaagacCAAAATACTAATGATGAAATGAATCTTTTGCAGTGAATTCATTGTCTTTAAGATACACTTATGATggttaggattttttttttcccatgttttaaaaaaagtacacttcCGTAATGTACTTAAAGTGTTCTGTTTTTGTgcaataattttgtatttagtatgctaaaaatgattttttttttatcataactGCACTTAGTCAGCACTTGAACTACACTTGAACCCATCTTTCATACACTAGTGGACTCAAGTGCtgactaaatacatttattacaaatgcaGAGATAGCacagtatgttaaaagtgcatacTCCTAGTGTCtgaaaatagcacagttgatTACAGTGCGTCTCAAAAAGTGCTAAAGAATTATGTTCAGTATATTAAATTCAgaattaatatgaaaaatggAGCATTTTAAGCAtatcacacacatgcacatatctCAATACTTTCTCTGAGGGCTGAAGTTATCCATGCTTTGGCACAAAATGCATGTATTGACAGCATCTGTCAAATTACATGAATTCTTTCATCACTTTAACACAAACACTGCCAAAACTTTAGCGTTTTTTAGTGATAAAGTGTGTTTGCTAGTGTTATGAAAGCATTGCATTTGTGGCGTTGATGAAGGGTTTGAATGTGAAATGAACAAGGTGAGAGACGGTGAGGAGAACTGAGAAAGAGGATGAAGAAGACTTCAGATGTGTAGAAGGTGTAAGTGAGTTCTTCTGAAgggttcgtgtgtgtgtgtgtgtgtgtgtgtgtgtgtgtgtgtgtgtgtctcagggcTCAGCGGGTGCGTAAGCTGCATGCGGAGAGCGAGAACGCCACCCTCAGCGGCGGGGAGGACGAGGTCTCGCAGGACTCGGGCCCTCCGATCCACACCAGCAGTGCTGTAGAGCCCGGCCCCAGCCAGGCCAAGAGAGCGTCTGACGACTCCGGAGCCGAGGCCCCGTCCCCGCAGCGCTCCGAGATCGAGCTCATATTCTGCCCACACCCCCTGCTGGTCGGCCAACAGCAGTACAGCCAGACACGGTACAGCagctctcctcacacacacacacacacacacactcagctgtGTTTATGGGATAAGGTGTAACAGTTCTTCATGCTTCAACTTTTTCTCCATCGTCATTTGAGCAGCCAGAAGACTTCCTGGTATTATACGAGACCAGTTCCTCCTAGTATATTATGATTTGTTAACTGCTTATTGCAGTTGGCATTGGCTCTTACCATTATGGGAATCAATCATTGTTAAATCCTTGTATGTATATTTCTAACACTATACTTTGTATATCACCTTTgcatcaaattacaaaaatatgtaatgcagCGTCTATGGGAGGGACAGTGATCCGTCATCTTCTGCCCTGATCAGTCTCTCTTTCCAACTGTTTtggaaaaagtttttcttttgatatttgaGCAAATAGGTATGGGCTATATTTGTAGTTCTCTCCCACCCACTGCTCTTTAAGCTAAACCCACTGTGACAACTTCCGGTCCATAGTTCCATGTGGTCCAGTGGAAAAGAGCATGTTCCCAGGATGTATTGAATCAGTGTAGCAGATTCCAATGTCCTGCCTTCTGCTCACAGATACGTCAAAACCACAGCCAAGGCCACGGTGGACCACCTGTCGAAGTACCTGGCCCTGCGCGTGGCTCTGGAGGAGGGCTCGAGCGGCGCACCGGAGGGAACTCTGCGGCACGTCAGCGAGAAGCAGTTCACCATCTACATCAGCACAGCTGCGGGACAGTTCACCGTGAGTCCGCCCGCCGCGGTCAGAGCAGTCCCGCTGCCTCGTCCTGTCCTCACGCTCTCTGTCTTTCAGACACTCAATGGCTCGCTGACGCTGGAGCTGGTCAACCAGAAGTTCTGGAAGCTCTGCAAGCCTCTGGAGCTCTTCTACGCTCCCACAGACCAGAACCAGACACCTCCGCTGCCACAGGTGGACGACGAGAGCCCAGGACAGTCAGCGCTGACCTAAAGGACTCTACTGAGGTCAGGACAGGTTCAGGCAGTCCTCTTCACGGAACGGGTCGCTCCTGCAGTGAAGCTCAGCCCGGCTTAAAGAGACAGTGCACCCGAAAATGACAGCGAATCATTAATTCCTCACCCGTAAGACGAAATTATTTTTGATGGATtccgagagctctctgaccctccatagacaacaacaaaaatgaaatgatcccagatccagaaacaCAGCAAGCTGCTCCCGATTGACAAAGTGTAGCTCCAGCTCTGATCAAACATACCAGAAGCCACTAATTAATGTCTTCGGACCCCTGCATTAGAGATTCAGCCTCAAAGCCGTGAGATCATTCTTCTCCCGGAGTTACTGTGAGAGTATCACATACACACTCTTTAGCCTAGGCCTAAACAACGCTGATGACCTCTGTCACGTGGACTGTTTTAACAGTGAGTCTGGGAACGTTATAGCTGTGTTGCTCTCTACGGAGGgccagagagctctcagatttgatcaaaaaatgtatttatttgtgttctgaagattgAAGTTGGAGTAACTAATCACAGGATTTAAATTTGTGGGTGAAAGCACAAGACGGTCCAGGCCCTGAATAatgcctacacacacacactcaatttAATACTGCACTGGAGTGGTGTGCCATCACGCATTATCTTCAGAAATTTTCTTACCATGAAATCATTTAGATGAACTGTCCAGTCCACGTTTAATTCATTGGATATTATACTTTGGTAATAAAGTTATTGTATCGCACACATCACTGGTGCAGACATTTGGTTTCAATTGCAACTGCTGTTAATCACTGTTAAATAGCACCACTGCTCAGATGTCTTGTCTGTCACACATTCTCAGCGGATTTTAGAGTAGTGTTGAAAATCTAAGTATGTAAATAAACCTGTATGTTGTAAATGTGTCCCGTCAGGTAAGAGGAGCggttgtatttcattttatactaGTCAAATACCACATGAAGTTTCTCAGCAGCAACCATAcctttgtgttgttttcatgtttctCCAACCGATGAGCTTAAATGGACCTGACTGCAATAATCATGAgactaattattttaatcttttgacaACCCTAATATTAAGGTCATAACTTCTGTTGTACAGGTTTTTCCAAATACCCTGGACTACCTCTGGTTAGAAATGACAGACATcttcatgaaatatttaagGTGGTCACATGCATGTATCTGAACCTCAATCAAAGCCTGTTTTTACCACAGAAAgtgaactgcatttttttttcttttcacagttcTGAAAATAGTCAATTATGACTTATTTTTactattgtaataaaataaaaaaaactgagggGAATTTTTTGAGTGTTGGAAACGACCTTCTGTAGAACTGAAGTCAGAGGACCAGAATTCAGGGGAGTAACTGCATGTACTGGGTTATATGGTCATTTTCCCCAGTAGTATTTGTACATACTCACCCATGCCTTTAAAGAATATGCCTTACTGCatctttttcattaataaagatgaacacatttatattgGACTAATCTAGTCTTGAAGATCAGGCCTGTGACTAATGTGCTCTTAACCTTCTGGTATCATTGGTTAATTCACACCAGAAAAAGTGGAATttcaattacttttaaattcaatattttaaaatttcacaaaaacaagacaCCATCATGGCCTCTGGTCAGTTCTGCCCACAAACAGCTGAAGTGTGACGTCTAAATGAACAGCCCCAGAGAGTTAAGACCAAGTCATCTGGATGAAGCTATCCTGATAACCCAGACCTCACTGAAAGTCAAGAGAGCAGGACACCGATTGACTAAAcagttgtgttttattgaaGGTTTA
The genomic region above belongs to Puntigrus tetrazona isolate hp1 unplaced genomic scaffold, ASM1883169v1 S000001062, whole genome shotgun sequence and contains:
- the LOC122340555 gene encoding E3 ubiquitin-protein ligase RING2-A-like is translated as MMANPVSLQTLSKTWELSLYELHRTPQEAIMDSTEIAVSPRSLHSELMCPICLDMLRNTMTTKECLHRFCSECIVTALRSGNKECPTCRKKLVSKRSLRADPNFDALISKMYPSRDEYEAHQDKVLEQLSRLHNKEALSSSIEQGLRMQARHRAQRVRKLHAESENATLSGGEDEVSQDSGPPIHTSSAVEPGPSQAKRASDDSGAEAPSPQRSEIELIFCPHPLLVGQQQYSQTRYVKTTAKATVDHLSKYLALRVALEEGSSGAPEGTLRHVSEKQFTIYISTAAGQFTTLNGSLTLELVNQKFWKLCKPLELFYAPTDQNQTPPLPQVDDESPGQSALT